DNA from Lineus longissimus chromosome 7, tnLinLong1.2, whole genome shotgun sequence:
GTTTTCTTAACACTGGTAGATCGTCTCGGGTAAATATTGATGTTTGACGCTAACTTTCTGATCAAAGTCTGCCTTGCCTTTTTGAAGTAAGGTTTTTGATTAAGTTTTTTGCTGTAGTATCACTGACGAAGTCCGTTCCATCTATAGAGTGGTAGATTGATATCATATATATAATAGTTGATACGCATGTGAAAGATACTTTCCATGGCTGCATGGTAGCCAAAAGCCGgttgtttttatcaaaaatcgAAATGTGTAACATGAACTTAAGATCTCTAAAacatttctcttttcagacTTATTGACTTGCGGAGGGAAACAGAAAGTGTCTAAGAAGGCAGAAGAGTAATAATACAATGGTTCAGGTAACAGGCATAGAACTACTTGTGCTATTTTTAGCCACTGGCGTTCAGGGCTATCCGATAAAATCGAACGAAATGAGGATTTTAGTTTCCAAACTCAGCGACGCAACTAATGGTGATCATCATAGTTCATTGAATTCTTTACGGAATCACGCTCGGTTCAGCAAGCACCAATATCCACATTTTTCGGTATTTTCCGAAAATCATGACTGGACTAACACAGCGGATGGCCGCAATATTCTACAGGCTGTGAACTCGTTGTCACAACAGGATCATCCCCTGAACCGACAAGTTCTCTTGGATCACATACACCAGTCATTAGATAAACTCAGCGGGTTACTGAGCCATCATGATCATTCACTACGAACGAACCAGGTAAGAAATAGAGCAGGCAAAGTCAAAGATTTTATTCACCATAAAGTTAAGATACACGTTAAAGATGAAAATAATCATTTTCAACAATACAAAATGGCTGGTGGTGGGCGTCAACAAAATGGCCACCGCAATGCTTATAACAATAAGCATAGTGTCGATTATGAAACTAAAGACAAATTCGGGAAATCTCCCTATGATCTTGCTAGAAACAAATTCTCCGGTGTAGGGACTGAAGCAAAAGAGAACATGTTACCTGATAAACTGCGCTTTGGGAGTCATTCGGTTTTTGATAAATCCTCAGAAAACTCAGAAACCGGTCTTGTCCATAAAGTTCAGAAGCAGGTCGAACCTGCACCCTTTGAGTTCGGGGCAGACATACTTCATAAAACAGGATCAGATCAAGGTGTAAGTCAAAAACCACTGAAACATTCAATTCAGCATCCAAAAATACATCCGATCGGGGCGGAAAAACCATATCATTCAGAGGTTTCTCTGCCTGACAAAATCTCGGGTAATGCCCAGAAATTACCAACAGTTGCTGGTGCTACCCAAGAACATTTTGTGATTGACGGCAGCTATCCACAAGTTGCGGATGAGACGGAAATTGCCGAAGCTGTTCCGAGTTTCACCGAGCTAGGTTCGGAGCATAACGGTCACGATTCGTGGGGTGACGTCGTAGAACCGGGACAGTCACAAAGTTACGATTATACATGGGATGCATATCCAGTTGAGGTGCAGGACCAAAATGGCGAGAAAACCCTGCATTCCGGATCTGCAGGCATGTGGGGAGACCCTATTCCCGTTGATACAAAAGGTCAAAAGGTCAGAGTAAGTAGGGTGCTTTAAATTAGATCTTGCACTCGCACTCTTACTAACTAATCTCTTTTTAGTCAACGTATCTTATTTTCTAATAAGGCCAGTTGAACCTTCAGGAGGTCGGCCTTTAGCAGCGGTGTCGGGTGTCAACAAAATATGACAAACCATCTTCGTCTGTTGCCTCTGCCATTCATCTCAAGCGGAAATGACCGGATGTCTCTCGACAGTACTCCCTCGTAAATTTCGGTGATCGAGAACTGCTCCCGATGAGTTGGTTCCATGTGTGATCTGTGCTCCCATCTGAAGGTTCAACAAGGCATTCGTTTTGACTATCTCTACCGAACGCACATATTTTAGATTAGtacattttgtttgtttctcGCTGTTGTCAATTACTAACAACTAGAAGTTGCTATAGATAGATAATTCCACGAATGAGCATCTCTGAGCGAATGAGCAGAAAATCCTGCCACAAAAGTTTAGATTTGATTACCAAATCATCTCCATTAGAACATTTTGCATTATTGTAATCGTGTATTAAATATTTCATAGATGGGACGACCCAATAGAAAAAGAATGACAGGTCTTGATTAAGAATTGATTAAAAAAGCAGAAAGCGCGTGGTGGGATTTCTCCTGAGACTAAATCTATTGCTGTTTAATTACAACCCATTAATTACTTGTGACTTTCTTCTgttaaaaaattcaaaagaataaaatgcatttgagatgaGTGCATTATTTTTCGAATTTTTCGAAGTGGTTTTTTCCTCGGAAATCTGCTTCTCTCTCCCCGTTCCTAACTTAAATTTAAATATCTGTCTTTTTATTCGCACTCTCTGTTTGTAAAGTGTACATAATCTTGTAcgaattaaaaaaaagaatACTATAAACTACTTTGAAAAATGATGTTTCATACTTAATCTATTTGCACTATCCACTGTTAGCACTGACACTATTAAGTGTAAATACTTATCTTCAACATCTTTAGCTTTAGAAATCTTGTTGTAGCCTAGAATTTATTTGCACGTCGAAAATACGAATACCGTTCCCTTGTTGTAGTAGCCTctactatacatgtaactgttGTTATTACTAACCCTCATTAACAACTTCAGTTTGAGCTTTAGATTTTTTGTTGTATTAGCTAACTATTATTTTTACTAACACTGCTGTAAATACTAGTAACATGTTCACTTCAACGACTTCAGTTTTAGAACAATTGTTGTATAGCCTAGTACAATTTGTACTAACACTGTTTTAAATAATAGAACTCTTCAACAACTCCAGTTTAGAATTCTTGTTGTAGCCTATTGTCTACTTTACCACTATTACCCCCAAAATATGctatattttcagaaatcttGTTGTAGTACAACATTTACAATGTATTTGCACTTACAATTCGTAAATATTGACTAGTATCTTTTATCAACTTCATGCAGTTTCTGTTGTAGTCGTAAATTTGTTGCCTCTGCTATTTGAACTTACCACTGTTGTAAATAACTTATTTCTAGAGTTTCGTTATAGTACTATTTTGAACTGACACTGCAGATGCCTATTGGCCACTGTTACGGGCTCCAGTGATAGAATGTGGGAATTCTATTGTTAGGGCCTGTCATCTCTTGGCGCCAACGAAGTTTCGACAGAAGCTCTCAGAAATATGAACATGAAGATGAGCACTCGAAGGTTACTGAGTGACTACGAGAGGTTCTAGATGTCAAATCCGAGCCGGGCTGGTTGGTATACATGCCTTATCAAAGCTACATCATCCATTAACAGCTTGGCTGCTGCGGTCCACTCCACCTGCCTTCCCTATGGAGTAAACCAACCTCGGAAAATGACTCGATTCAAACACGAACCTAATATGTATACAAGGCCTAGATTCAAGTTGCTGTCAGATCTTTCCTTTATATGTTTTCGGAACAGTTGCTGCCCCGGGTTGCTGCCCTGTAGATAGAAATATCCATTTCCATCGAATGAATAAGACTTGCTTCCTTGGGAGCGGTGCGTGGGGTGATAAGCTATATCTTCAGCCTACTCCTACTTGGGCACGCCTGGGACACGCTCGCTTCCATATTCCATATCGTCAAAAACCGACTGGAAAGGCACACGTCTCTGTTCGACTTATCATTGGAGGCGTGGTAGTGCAATTAACCATAGTAATATTTTCAGCTATAAACCCAGTGTTATCATCATTATAAACGCACTACCACGCCTTTACAGGGATAGAGACTGGTGTACACCGCAAGACTAGACAACGACACAATAAAGTAGGCTAATGCATGCCTTTTTCACATACTATTAGTAACAATATGTATATTCTCAAATTGAAATTGAGTCTGATAGCTTTTATTCTCAGAACCTTCAAGTTTTTTATTCAAGCAAGAGTTCATTACATGATGAATTTCACATCATACTTTAAGaaaagaaaatggaagaaaGATCATAAGACCCAGTTTGTTCAGAGGGTGTTAACCAATGACGTTCGCGTTCATTGTACGTTCTTGTGGCTGGAGGCCATCATAAAACTAAAATGCCATCCCATTTGTTAAAACCTCTGATTACGCCAGTGCCCATCCCGGGATTGTGTTCATTTCAGGTTGATTGGTAAATTGGGGCCTGGCGCAGTATTGGACATTGGCAGGGGGTAATATTACGTGTTATTGCCTCCTCGTAGTGGCGAACTGCAGTAGCTTTTTTGCAATtgaagagatacatgtactgaccaaaaataaattgaatCAGTCCAAAAACAAACTGAAAACATGCATAAGGATGGTGATTAGGTACGCGGGTGTGATTTCCGGTGTCCCTCTTGAGAGGTTACTGAATATTAGCATGCCGACATATTGACAATCAAATGCAAATTGACAAGTTCCCGAAATACTACGCATGACTACAGTTAAGCAAGTTTGGCAGGGAAACACGACTCATTCAAATTTGATTACCTCCATGAACTTTATATATAAACTAGATCTCACGAGCTCGAAACGCATTCAATATAAGCTTGATACAACTGTAATAATGCTCTCGATATACGTGGCACTCAAGGAATATTCAATCATATTACCTATAAATCAAATGTCCATCAGACTCGTCAGCTTTCGACTTTCACCAGCTTGTCGAATTCCAATCATATTTCTCTGTCACTTTAATGATAAATCGATCCCAGCCTATACGTTAGCTTTACTATCACAGTCAAGATGACATTTACATTATAATCCATCGGAGTATTCCCTCAAGGACACGTTAATCTAGCTCAGAAAAAATTGGGGCATATGCTAAATATCAGTCGAGACAATTTAAGGCAAAGAAGAGATGACCTCCGATGCGATTAGAGCTGCGCGGATTAATGAATGGACTCTGATTCAACCGCATTTATTAGTCATTACCTTAGTTTCCCGCGCATGGTGACCCCAAAATTCCAAGACGACCATACTTCCACCACCCACGCCAAGCTCTGACTTTGTATGCAATGGAAATATGCTTATCATTATTGTTTTTGTTGGGTCCATTGTCCActctgcatttttttcaaatcttaTGAATAATAATTGAGATTTTATGTCGAAATATTGTTTCACCAGCAGCTATCTATACCTTGAGATAAAAAAAAGGTGTTCGCGTTAATAACTCATGAGACTCGGAGGCAACAAATCCATGATCGGGGTTGTATGTTTGACCGCGATGGTCGCCGAGAGGATCGTCAGCTCTAATAACGTCCATTTTTTATGAAATCGTGATGAAAATTACCATCTCGCTCCCATGGGATGCAGGGACGTACCCTTCGGGAATACTGATGGTCATCTTGATTGATCAGAATAATATGCACCTTATTTCGCTGCATAGGTTATGGTCGCCAGAAGACCTGTTAATTGTATTGAGTGTACTGGTTGGAAAAAACCGAGCTTTGAACAAGTATTCGCGAAATTTGATTGATATGAATAACATTTATTCTTGCTGTCATACCGCCTGGGAAATTTGGAAAATTGAAAGCCCCTACTATAAGGAGCAAATGTGCCAACGTGCTTAAATAGGCTGGACCCTATATTCCGGGAGCGAGTTTGTCTGGACGCTTGTCTGAATGTTTGTCTGGACGCCTGCCTTTAATCCCCGCTGGCGCGACACCACCGATATCACCGCTGAAAAATGCTTTTGACTTGTGGGTGTGTTGCTTGCAAACGATTATCATTGTGCGCCATCACGCCTCTTGAGGCACCGAAAGCCAGGCTGTCGACTAAGTGGCGCGGTGGAAACATTAGTTAGCGCCGATCAtccacctctgaggtcccgtgATTGAAACGAGGTCATCTCACCTCCTCCGAGCTGACGCAatacatacacatgtatatgtacTTTTTAAAGGCCAGTCAGTTCTTTAGGATGCTGGCCGGAAGCATGCCATCTTCATTTATCTGTTCCTTAACGCCACATTTCGCTCCAAATCCCAGCGGGCACACGCAATACAAGCAAGCAGTTAATAATAATTGTTTCTGCTACTGCGACCTTTCCGTTGAGACATTATTTGCTTTATCAACTTCGACGTCTGACCACAGTATCTAACCTTTCAATGATTTCTTTCGATTGTTTATCACTGGCTGATCCTCAGATATTTGACCGTTGACATATCTGCTGGCAATAATGCTCTATAATGTTTTGCAGCGTGTCcgtttttcatttttgaaatgACATGAATCGAGCACAATCTGGCCGCGAAAGTAAGAAATGCCAACGGGTGCAACAGGACTTGGAAAGTCGAAATTTCCGGAGAAAgcaatatttgcatttttcgCTTTCGTAATGATCGCGCAATTCTCAATGGGAAAGTGAGAAAGTGCCACCGGGTGCAGCAAGCATCAACGTAActtaagttaaatgagaagatgGGTTCTTAGCCGACAATTCCTCTGGTCTATTGGAAAGAAAAGTAAAGGAAATGACGGCGATAAACGCATTTAAGGAGAAATGTTACAGTCGCACAACCGCCGTTATAAATGTTTGTGAGGTTGATTTTCTCGGGATAGATTTGACAGCGAAGGCAAAATGGCGAAAATGATGATGTCGTGGTGTCTTGAATGATACCACATTTTATTTTGTGGATTAGTTTTAGCTTCATGGTGGTTTACAATGTCTCTCGCTCTATTTTGAAGCTATGTTAAGTCGACGCATGCAAACCACCAAAGGTCTTGCTCACTCTCCCCTCAGCCAAATCTTTTTGGGGGGAAGGGGCGATCGTTTCTAGGCCTAAGAAATACCCTCTCCATATAAGAAATTTATAATTCGTTCCCCTTTCCCGTgcttttttgcacattttccaCAACAAAATGATTTATAAATTTCTTCATTGCTGACGAACTGTACGGTAAGACGATTCTTTTTGTTTTGACAAGTGATAAGATATACACAAtataatttgaaatgttcagaACAGTCCTTTACACTGTCAGTCTTCTCTAACTAAACTCTGAGCTACCGTTTATTTCAGGATAATGCCTGCGCTGAAGCCACCATAGGACCGTGCCGGACGGACTCCGACTGCCAGTTTGATGTTTGTCAACACTACACGTTCGAGTGCGTCAAGGCGAGTTGTGTCTTCATCGGCATGCATGGTAAGTCAAATGTTGACATATCTCAGTCTTGATCAAAACTAGCTCCTTTTCCCTAGTCTAAATTGACCATTACGGGGAACGGTAAAGCTAGTTGTAGCGGAGTCATTTACAGGCGTCAAAAATATATCATATTTATTATCCTTTCCACACATGGCCGCCGATATATCAACGATCGCCAGTCACCAGTCATGAGTGGAGCAAGAATGCATGACGATCTATCGACTTTGTTTGTCGGCATCCCTAGCTCCATCGCCGGCGACAGAGCCTTGAGGGTCATGCTGATCATAAATTGAATGAACGGACACGGACGAGATTGTGATTCCAACCAGTAAAATCACATTGCATGAAGCCTTTGGTTGATTAGACTACAGATCAATTCCAGAAGCAATGATGTTAGAGACTATTTGCTCATTTATTCAATCAGCATCTGGACCTTTGATAATctaatacatgtatctacatgtagtcaATAATTGTTGTCGACGTGATTCAATCTTGTAAGGTGGCTTTTCCGTACGGTCTTCTTTTAGCAGTATGTAGGTCGCATAAAAAACAGGGCAcatttgttcaaaacaagttggtCTCTATTttgacttggcgttaagtctgaTGGACCAACTGCATGAAGGAAATATTAAACCGAAGTTAAATTTGACGCcaagttagtgacaaaacttgtcttGAACAGCCGGGACCTGAAGGAGACGTGTTCCTAATTGGTTTCACATGGATTCCTCGGCAAGGAGCTTCTCTTAGTGTGGTTAGGGTAGCCGTGGTGGAATTGGCATGCATAGGACTTCCACTGTTGGCCTCTTAATGGGATGCTCTTCAGAGTAAATGAATAATCATATGCATTATTGAAGTTGACGCATCCGGCTACCGCAACCCGGAGTTTTGTGAGGTGATACCGAAATGACAAAGATATGGTGGAAGAACTTCTCACAAGTGATAACCCGCTTGATAATTCGTAACACGAACACAATTTGGCCAAAGTCATGCTTTCATTCTGTTCCAATCCATCTTGTTATCTCGTTTAGTGCAACCTGCGAGTCAGTATCAAACTCAGCGATTACTAGACTCCTCCATTCACTGCGCGGAGTGGATGGTCGAGGTTCACAATGCATGGACTAAGCGATTACCGGTTTTAGCCCCAGCAGAGAGATCCTTTTGTCGCACAAGCAAGTAATACCTGCGATCGATCGCTTTTATCTTAGCTTCACGGTTAAACGGGGCTGGGCAGGAGGGGGATAAAATCGACACTGCAGGTGACCACAATGTATCGTTATTATGCACAGTTCGGGGTCAGAGTTGTCAGTGTTCGGTCTGAGAGAACTGCATGTATTCCTCATACCAGCGTTTCGATGTTCGTGCGATGGGAGAGACCACTATCGGCGACTTTTTGCAACTTAACCTGACCtacctcatactcctggcatgCCTTTGGTCTTCCTTTAATACAGAGAGATACTTTGGAATTTAGACGCCAACCTTGTCACATTTGTGAGCGTCCATCCGGGAATAAGACAAAGAAGAACATCTCCTTCCTCCAATAAGTAAGAATATAATTTTCTCCTGAAAAGTTCAGACTGGGTAAAATTGTATAAAGTTTGTAAAGATGTCAGAAGGTGGCAATAAAGATCACCACCCGCATTCAAGGATCTCACTAAACCTACTTTGGTATACAGTATACAACCTTTCTTCCACATGGCGGTGCTAAGTGTCTTTAAACATCCTGGACTTTGATATAAGTGAATGTCTTCCGATCCCTCTATATGCTACGTACTGTTATGCTTTTATCTTTTTATTGTCTTGGTCTTATTGTAtcttttctctccatttttgCAGCACCGGAACCTTAATTCACATACTATGAACTTTAAATTCCGGCTTTACTGACTATAGTCAACAACCAGACCGTATTCATAAAGTTTGTCTGCTGcgctcttagaaataaaaagtTTTTCGGCATTTAAAAGGCGATGTACTTTAACAGGGATAGGCTACATTTCCGGATTTATTAGTTGATGGAGATACTCTTATATCCGTGTGGCAGAGTGTGCTTCACGACATCTGCGATGGCGATATGGCGGATACGAAGTAGTCACATCCAGACGTCACCCACCCATGATGCTTTAGACATCTACAAAACTACCATTACCACTAAGACACTGTCAGTATGACTGTGCTGCCAGAGCCAATAAAAAGATGACACGTCTGTCATAGTCACATCAACTTTCATTAAACACCACCTGCTACGACGAAATAGATTCAGACACCTTGCTGTGTCACATGGAAGGCGGGTGGCGTATCCTGACACTCATCACGCCACAACTTCGGCCGGCCCACTTTGAATCTACGGTTGCTCTAGTTTTCTCGGTGTTTTCgtagttttattttcatttatggGGGAGATCTTGACTATCGTATCAGCATGACAGCTCGTGTACAAAAACAGCGTAATTGTACAAGCATGTTGACCAAACTCTGTTATACATGAGCCAacttatcatcgtcatcatcgtctcgATCCTCAAGATAAGTCGCCTTGGCTGATATAAGCCGATTTTTCACACGTTCTGGGACTTGGACTTTATTTGGCGATCCTCTCGGCGACGCTCCTGTGCAAGCACTGGTCAATCAAACAGTTTGCTTATGTGATGAACCTGGTCAACTGATGCACAGTGACAACATAGATTATTGGAGTCTTGTTGCCATAGCCTTCGTAAGCCTTTCTTAGGTCGATCTTGGAAGCATCCTGGAACATGAGAAGATGAAGAATGTGGTATCAGCTTGATCCATACCAACATCCATTGATAGTTGCGCGCGAGTTGTTGTTTTCCCCACTATAAGCGTTGTACGCATCTATACTACTACATTTGTATAGTTGACTTATACGCATGTGGTCAGGCTGTATCTCAAACATCCTTGTCGTTTGTAGATTCTCTTCTTTAATATTATATACAGTCTTAACCAGTAACGACCTCAGTAGGGTAGCCTATCTGCTTGATAGTGTCCATCGAATCCAATGACAGGGTTCTCAGAACCACCAGTTGACTTCCTTGTGACGGGTTCTAGTGGATAAGCAATGGTGTATGAGCTGATAGCCGCCTATTGCTGAATATTATGCCAATCATGTCCAATCGTACTGTTCCGGAAATGATGCCCTGGTACCGGAAGTCGAATCCGTATCCCTATCTGCAACATCCGATACGGTGCGATAGGTTGTTGTGGGAGGAAACGGGCATTTTTGCTGATAGTATTCGAGCAATGATTGAGGCAACATGTCCGCCCGCCACGTGAGTTAAATTCGAACCTTGACCGCCATAattggggttttttttcaatgtttttcacCTGTGCATCTTTCTGGACATGCGCAGTGATGATACATCAAATAGATCCTCAAACGATCGAGCTCAAAAGCTATTTCAAagtaggtttttaaaaaaatcgctTTGTATAATCAAAACGAAGTGCTTTAAAGTGGTATCATTGACggagttacatgtatataggcttttgtaatgtacttcaaaatagTCTTCCCACTCAGAACTGTGACCGAAAATTTGTACATACGCAGCTGATATGCCTGTATCCAGGATTAGTCTTTACTTACTCGTGATGTACAGTATGAATGTATCGACCGTATTGCCTTCACAACTTAGCTTGAGAATTTGACTATAGCCAGCAAAACGCTATGGGGTAGATTTAGATGTCGGCATAAGGTTATCTCCAAGGCAGGGTTGGCTTATTTTACTCAGAAAAGACGTCTGCAAAAATTTTTGTTTCTACCAGATTGTTGCCTATTGCAGTGTCGTCCTTCCTGATACCATTAAGAATATTGTCCTTTCCTTATAAATGCATGTAAGCTAATTTTTCCATTTCACTCACTGTTCGACGACAAAGCCACAACGATGCCAGGTACTGTGCGCAAATGTTTGGCTTGACATTGTAATCAGGACTGACGAAATCACCGGATTATATGCAAGCAATAGAACAAGAAATATGGTAATATCTTAAGGCTATTTCCTCTTGTACCTGGACTGCTCGAGATGACACCACTATTTGACTTGCTAATGCAAGAACTAAATGATGCCGATGAGACGAAGAGGGATGTGAATACGATTTAATAGTATTCGGCCTGGTGATTCACCAAACAGTATTTCGAACTAAagattcaactctgaaagatgacaaatttctaagtccaaatatttttttcacttgatttttttctgctcaaaatgaagagacatcatcatatttggactttgaaattttttcagaattttaaaCTAATGAAAAGATTTCGATGtccaaatttgtttttcaaattggaGTCTAAAATAAACGAAAATTGATTTTAAACAGCATGACGCTGTTTTCCTTTCTGTAACAATAATCAACACTAAAAGAAGCATTTTCACTATAACTTGTTTCAAAAGTAACTACAAAGCTGAATTTCTTTGAGAGCTAACAACTCAAGGATGTTGAAACTGCGTTAGTTTGAAGTAATTCATTTAGATAAAACCACAATCGGCAACAATAAAG
Protein-coding regions in this window:
- the LOC135490589 gene encoding uncharacterized protein LOC135490589, which produces MVQVTGIELLVLFLATGVQGYPIKSNEMRILVSKLSDATNGDHHSSLNSLRNHARFSKHQYPHFSVFSENHDWTNTADGRNILQAVNSLSQQDHPLNRQVLLDHIHQSLDKLSGLLSHHDHSLRTNQVRNRAGKVKDFIHHKVKIHVKDENNHFQQYKMAGGGRQQNGHRNAYNNKHSVDYETKDKFGKSPYDLARNKFSGVGTEAKENMLPDKLRFGSHSVFDKSSENSETGLVHKVQKQVEPAPFEFGADILHKTGSDQGVSQKPLKHSIQHPKIHPIGAEKPYHSEVSLPDKISGNAQKLPTVAGATQEHFVIDGSYPQVADETEIAEAVPSFTELGSEHNGHDSWGDVVEPGQSQSYDYTWDAYPVEVQDQNGEKTLHSGSAGMWGDPIPVDTKGQKVRDNACAEATIGPCRTDSDCQFDVCQHYTFECVKASCVFIGMHDQHGEWMDQPFDVVESEQYIGPNDGEVVPEKVEDGAPLVADSFMDGAKHTALDWGFPDHETKPLEFADVEKIKDGQISGGHWAKKRKSN